A single region of the Candidatus Eisenbacteria bacterium genome encodes:
- a CDS encoding phenylalanine--tRNA ligase subunit alpha has product MIERLDALRAEGERALSGAATPADLEAARVRFLGRKSELTGILRGLKDLSPEERTRVGARANETRRRLESLLVDAESRLKAASAPSEARDVTLPGRRPPVGHRHLLHSVILEIQEIFHGLGFSVASGPDVEDDHHNFGALNIPEGHPARAMTDTFYLRPGVLLRAHTSSVQIRVMEKTQPPVRIICPGRAYRNEAVDATHHFEFHQVEGLYVDEGVSLGDLKGTLDRFLKEFFGPRTELRFVPSHYPFVEPGAVVDVRCFFCGGKGCSVCGPLSGGWLEVLGAGMVHPNVLRTVGYDPERWSGFAFGAGIERLVMLRHGVPDLRLFYENDIRFLRQF; this is encoded by the coding sequence GTGATCGAACGACTCGACGCCCTCCGCGCCGAGGGGGAGCGCGCGCTTTCCGGCGCCGCCACTCCCGCGGACCTGGAAGCGGCGCGCGTCCGCTTCCTCGGCCGGAAGAGCGAGCTCACCGGAATCCTGCGCGGGCTCAAGGACCTCTCGCCGGAGGAGCGTACGCGCGTGGGCGCGCGAGCGAACGAGACGCGGCGCCGGCTCGAGTCCCTGCTCGTCGACGCGGAGTCGCGCCTCAAGGCGGCGTCGGCGCCCTCCGAGGCGCGTGACGTCACGCTTCCCGGCCGGCGCCCTCCGGTCGGGCACCGGCACCTGCTCCACTCGGTCATCCTCGAGATCCAGGAGATCTTCCACGGTCTCGGATTCTCGGTGGCATCCGGACCGGACGTCGAGGACGACCATCACAACTTCGGCGCGCTCAACATCCCCGAGGGCCATCCGGCGCGCGCGATGACGGACACCTTCTATCTGCGTCCGGGCGTCCTCCTGCGCGCGCACACGTCCTCGGTCCAGATCCGCGTGATGGAGAAGACGCAGCCCCCGGTGCGCATCATCTGCCCGGGACGCGCGTACCGGAACGAGGCCGTCGACGCGACGCATCACTTCGAGTTCCACCAGGTCGAGGGGCTCTACGTCGACGAGGGCGTGAGCCTGGGCGACCTCAAGGGAACCCTCGACCGGTTCCTGAAGGAGTTCTTCGGCCCGAGGACCGAGCTCCGGTTCGTCCCTTCGCACTATCCCTTCGTCGAGCCCGGAGCGGTGGTGGACGTCCGGTGCTTCTTCTGCGGTGGGAAGGGGTGCTCCGTGTGCGGCCCGCTCTCGGGCGGATGGCTCGAGGTGCTCGGCGCGGGCATGGTCCACCCCAACGTGCTCCGCACGGTCGGCTACGACCCGGAGCGCTGGAGCGGGTTCGCGTTCGGAGCGGGAATCGAGCGCCTCGTGATGCTGCGCCACGGGGTCCCGGATCTCCGGCTCTTCTACGAGAACGATATTCGTTTCCTGAGGCAATTCTAG